GATCCCCTCCATGGGCCGGGCCCCTACGGCCCGGATCTCCAGGTGGACAACCCCGGAAACGGTCTGGCCCGGCTCCAGACCCGAGACCTCGATCTCCGGGGCCAGGGCCTCCCACTCATCGCAAAAGGCCTTGGGCTGGACCAGGACGAGACTCTCCGATCCGGCCGCATCCGGGCCGAGATCCGTCCATACGGTCTGGGCGAACCCCGGCTGGTCCACGGTGATCGAAAAGGAGCCGGGCTCGATGCTCAGCCTGAACCGGCCCGCGGCGTCGGTCCTGACCGTCCGGCCCGTTTGAGAAACCCGGACCGCGCTTTCAGGAACCGGAGCCCCGCCCGGGGTTTCGACCACAAAGCCGGTCAGGACGGTTTTGGGATCATTTGAACTGCTGTCACCGTGGCAGGCGAACAGCCAGAAACAGACCGGAAGCAGAAGCAGGGTGCATCCAAGGCGGAATTTCATGGCAACCTCGTTAATTTCTCGTTGCGCCTTCATGGGCATGGCCTCATTGCTTGGGCAGGCCCCAGACCAGGGCCAGCCGTTCGTATTCGCCCTTTGGAAGCTGGACAAGGACCACGCCCGGTCGCAGCCACTGGATGATTTCTCGCAGCCTCCCGGTCTCCATGGCCGTGCACCCGGAGGTCGGACTGCCATCGGCGTGGCGGATGTGCATGAAAATGCAGGACCCGGCCCCGGGCTTGGGTGGGTTCGCGTTGTGGGCCACGAAGACCCCGAAGCGATAGATGCCGTCCGGCCGGAGCATGGTCTCGGCGCTGGCCCAGTTCACGTCCTGACCGGCTTTGGGAGTGAACATGGTGTTGTAGTGGTCGGACTCCTGATCGTCCACGCAGATGAGATCCGGGGTGTCGACAACCACGGGCAGACCCGTGCCTTCCACCTCCACCGGCTCGGCGGAAAAGACCCGGGTCAGATCGAAGACCCCGGCCGGGGCCCGGCCGTCGCCCTCGGCCTTGATGGGCCCCGGACCGGACGGCATGGGATGGAGCCCCAGGCCCCAGCCCAGACCGCTTCGGCCTAGATCCACGGGCACGACCGCGCCCACGGCTCGCCAGGCCCCGCTCGAATCGGACCGCTCAAAGCGCTGAAGCGCTCCGGTCGTGGCGTTCCAATTCTCGCCGACCACCAGCAGAACCTGCCGACAATCCGAGGGGATGACCGTATCCAGAGCCAGAACCGACCGGACGGTCAAAACCAGCACGAGGCTCAAAACGCCGAAAAACCACTTCATCGTTCCCTCCCGAACGGTCCGGCCGTTCCCTCTCAAGTCACGCGGAAACTATTCACATTTTCCACGCTATCGAATAGTATTCGAAGCGAGAAAAACCCCTTTCGACCTCCAACCATATCAAGGAGTCGCCCCATGAAAATGACCCGCCATTCCTGGCCCGTGATGATCGTCTCCGGCCAGTTCGAGGCCAAAAACGACGAAGGCCACCGGTTGCGTGAACTGCGCCGGGAACTGGAAACCGTCCAGGACTGCGCGGTCATCCCCTCCTTCCGCTACGAGGACGCCATGGAGATCTTCCGCTCCCGCTGCGACCTCGGGGCCCTGGTCATTGACTGGGACATCCGCGCCGAGGACGCCTCCGAAGAGGCCGATCCCGAAGACCTTCTCGAGGCAGTCCGGGCCCGCAACACAGGAATCCCGGTCATCCTGCTCACCGAGCGCCTGGCCCTGGAATCCATCCCCACCCGGGTCCTGGCCCGGGTCCAGGACTGTCTCTGGAAAACGGCCGACACCATCGAATTTCTGGCCGGTCGTATCGTCACCAGAATGACCGAATACGTTCTCGGCGTCTATCCCCGGTTCTTCGGCGAGCTCGTCCATTACGCCCAGGAATACAAGTACGCCTGGCACACGCCCGGGCACATGGGCGGCGAGGGCTTCCTCCACAGCCCGGCCGGGGTGGCCATGCACAAGTTCTTCGGCGAGAATATGTTCCGGGCCGATCTGTCCATCTCCGTGCCCGAGCTGGGCTCCCTTCTGGACCACAGCGGCGTGGTCGGCGACGCCGAGAAAAACTCGGCCCGGGTCTTTGGGGCCGACCAGACCTACTACGTCCTGAACGGCACCTCCAACGTGAACCAGATCATCTGGCGCAGCCAGGTTTTGCGCGACGACATCGCCTTTGTGGACCGCAACTGCCACAAATCCCTGAACTACGCCATGGTCATCACCGAGGCCTTCCCGGTCTACATGGTCCCCCGCCGCAACCGCCGGGGCATCATCGGCCCTTGCCGGCTCTCGGAGTTCTCGGCCGCGACCATCCGCCGCAAGATCGAGGAAAACGACCTCATCCCGGCCGACCGCAAGGACGACCTCGTGCGCATGTCGGCCCTGACCAACTCCACCTACGACGGGGTCTGCTACAACGTGGTGACCATCAAGGCCGAGCTGAAGAAAAGCGTGGAGAACCTCCACTTCGACGAGGCCTGGTACGCCTACGCCCGCTTCCATCCCCTCTATGCCGGGCACTACGGCATGGCCGACGACGATCGCAACACCGAGCATCCGCCCATCTTCTGTTCCCAGTCCACCCACAAGCTCCTGACCGCCTTTTCCCAGGCCTCCATGCTCCACGTGAAGAACGGCAGCCATGTCCGGGTAAACCACGACGAGATGAACGAATCCTACATGATGCACGGCTCCACCTCGCCCCAGTACAGCATGATCGCCTCCCTGGACGTGGCCACCAAGATGATGGACGACAACGGGCCGGTGATGATGGATGACATCATCCGCCAGGCCGTCCACCTGCGGCGCAAGATGGCCCGCATGAATGCCGAGATGCGAGCCGCCGGGGACTGGTTCTTCGACATGTGGCAGCCGCGCACAGTTCTGGTGGACGGGAAACCCACAGCCTTCGAGGACGCGTCCGTGGACTTTTTGGCCACGAACCAGTCCGCCTGGGTCTTCCGTTCTGACGACCCATGGCACGGGTTCGCGGACATGGAGGACGGCTACGCCATGCTCGACCCCATCAAGCTGACCTTCACCACCCCGGGCCTGGATGACGACGGGACTATGGCCGAGGAAGGCATTCCGGCCGCCGTGGTCACCAACTACCTCATTGACCACGGCATCGTCTGCGAGAAGACCGACTACTACTCCTTCCTGCTTTTGAATTCTCTGGGCACCACCCGGGGCAAGCAGGGGGCCCTTTTGGCCGGCCTGCTCCGCTTCAAGGAACTCTATGACCGCAACGAACCGCTGGAACTCGTCTTCCCGGCCCTGGTGACGGCCGGTGGTCAGACCTACGCCGGTCAGGGACTGAAGGACCATTGTCTGGCCATTCATCGCCATTTCAGGAAACACCGGCTCCTCGACCTCATGCAGGCCGCCTTCCAGGTCATCCCCGGCCAGGCCATGAAGCCGGCCGAGGCCTACCACGAGGTGGTCCGCAAGAACGTGGAATACGTAGAACTCGGGGACATGATGGGCCGGGTCCCAGCGGTCATGGTCGTGCCCTATCCCCCTGGCATTCCGGTCATCATGGGCGGGGAGGTCCTGGACGAGCGGGCCAAGCCCGTGTTCGACTACCTGAAGGCCAGACAGGATTTCGAGAACCTGTTTCCGG
This region of Deltaproteobacteria bacterium genomic DNA includes:
- a CDS encoding carboxypeptidase regulatory-like domain-containing protein encodes the protein MAVRPPGARPWRPGGCEKSSSGCDRAWSLSSFQRANTNGWPWSGACPSNEAMPMKAQREINEVAMKFRLGCTLLLLPVCFWLFACHGDSSSNDPKTVLTGFVVETPGGAPVPESAVRVSQTGRTVRTDAAGRFRLSIEPGSFSITVDQPGFAQTVWTDLGPDAAGSESLVLVQPKAFCDEWEALAPEIEVSGLEPGQTVSGVVHLEIRAVGARPMEGI